The Halosimplex litoreum genome has a window encoding:
- a CDS encoding PINc/VapC family ATPase has protein sequence MNIVPDTSVVIDGRVSEQIEADADPDSEAVGEGFAGATVYVPEAVVGELEAQANDGRESGWDGLEELQRLAGLHDDGIVSVEYVGRRPAEVEQREAGEGKIDALIRDLAEEHDATLVTSDVVQSEVAKAKGLDVVYLEPRGRDTESLDIEQFFDETTMSLHLKVGVAPMAKRGEIGDMHYETIDETVSTETDLKEWAQDIENSARASAEGFVELDEPGMTIVQFGQYRIAIARPPFADKLEITAVRPIVKTDLDDYDHADELRERLLEHQRGVLISGAPGAGKSTFAQAVAEFLADSDFAVKTMEKPRDLQVGDDITQYTELAGSMAKTADSLLMVRPDYTIYDEVRKTDDFEVFADMRLAGVGMVGVVHATRAIDALQRLVGRVELGMIPQVVDTVVYIDAGEVDTVYDVTTEVKVPEGLMEEDLARPVIMIRDFETGQPAYEIYTFNRQVVTVPLGENAQDGSAGAESGTERIAKQEVEREIRSIAHGHVEVTIKNPNTAVVYVEDDDISQVIGKGGGRITDVENRLGIDIDVRTLDERPQSASGGPGGSGGGDSSGSGGGAGGGEIVTPEITSRHVLIPMNGYEGDTVEVQADGEYLFTATVSRGGEVQVSRGSAIAEELEQAIDRGKTITVSPS, from the coding sequence ATGAACATCGTTCCGGACACGAGCGTGGTCATCGACGGCCGCGTGTCCGAGCAGATCGAGGCCGACGCCGACCCCGACTCGGAGGCGGTCGGCGAGGGATTCGCGGGGGCGACGGTGTACGTCCCCGAGGCGGTCGTGGGCGAACTCGAAGCCCAGGCCAACGACGGCCGCGAGAGCGGCTGGGACGGCCTCGAAGAGCTGCAGCGCCTCGCCGGACTCCACGACGACGGCATCGTCTCCGTCGAGTACGTCGGCCGCCGCCCCGCCGAGGTCGAACAGCGCGAGGCCGGCGAGGGGAAGATCGACGCGCTCATCCGCGATCTGGCCGAGGAACACGACGCCACGCTCGTGACGAGCGACGTCGTCCAGAGCGAGGTCGCGAAGGCCAAGGGCCTCGACGTGGTCTACCTCGAACCCCGCGGCCGCGACACCGAGTCGCTGGACATCGAACAGTTCTTCGACGAGACGACGATGAGCCTCCACCTCAAGGTCGGGGTCGCGCCGATGGCCAAGCGCGGCGAGATCGGCGACATGCACTACGAGACCATCGACGAGACGGTCTCGACGGAGACCGACCTCAAGGAGTGGGCCCAGGACATCGAGAACTCCGCCCGCGCCAGCGCCGAGGGGTTCGTCGAACTCGACGAACCGGGCATGACCATCGTCCAGTTCGGCCAGTACCGCATCGCCATCGCCCGGCCGCCCTTCGCGGACAAACTGGAGATCACGGCGGTCCGCCCCATCGTCAAGACCGACCTCGACGACTACGACCACGCCGACGAACTGCGCGAGCGCCTGCTCGAACACCAGCGCGGCGTCCTCATCTCGGGGGCGCCCGGCGCCGGCAAATCGACGTTCGCCCAGGCCGTCGCCGAGTTCCTCGCCGACTCCGATTTCGCCGTCAAGACCATGGAGAAACCGCGAGACCTCCAGGTCGGCGACGACATCACCCAGTACACCGAGCTGGCGGGGTCGATGGCCAAGACCGCCGACTCGCTGCTGATGGTCCGGCCGGACTACACCATCTACGACGAGGTGCGCAAGACCGACGACTTCGAGGTGTTCGCGGACATGCGACTCGCGGGCGTCGGCATGGTCGGCGTCGTCCACGCGACACGGGCCATCGACGCGCTCCAGCGCCTCGTGGGCCGGGTCGAACTCGGGATGATCCCGCAGGTCGTCGACACCGTCGTCTACATCGACGCCGGCGAGGTCGACACCGTCTACGACGTGACCACCGAGGTCAAGGTGCCCGAGGGCCTGATGGAGGAGGACCTGGCGCGCCCGGTCATCATGATTCGCGACTTCGAGACCGGCCAGCCGGCATACGAAATCTACACGTTCAACCGCCAGGTCGTCACCGTGCCCCTGGGCGAGAACGCCCAGGACGGGAGTGCGGGCGCCGAGAGCGGTACCGAACGCATCGCCAAGCAGGAGGTCGAACGGGAGATCCGCTCGATCGCCCACGGCCACGTCGAGGTGACGATCAAGAACCCCAACACCGCCGTCGTCTACGTCGAAGACGACGACATTTCCCAGGTCATCGGCAAGGGCGGCGGTCGGATCACCGACGTGGAGAATCGCCTGGGTATCGACATCGACGTGCGTACGCTCGACGAGCGCCCCCAGAGCGCGTCCGGCGGTCCCGGTGGGAGTGGTGGCGGTGATTCGAGCGGGTCCGGCGGCGGTGCGGGCGGCGGCGAGATCGTCACTCCCGAGATCACCTCTCGACACGTCCTCATTCCCATGAACGGCTACGAGGGCGATACCGTCGAGGTCCAGGCCGACGGCGAGTACCTGTTCACCGCCACCGTCTCCCGCGGCGGCGAGGTGCAGGTCTCCCGTGGCTCGGCCATCGCCGAGGAACTGGAGCAGGCCATCG
- a CDS encoding urease subunit beta — protein sequence MSDEMVPGEVVAGEGTVTINEGRETAEVTVGNAGDRPVQVGSHFHFFEANAALEFDREAAFGKRLNIPAGTAVRFEPGDEQTVELVAIGGKRVAHGMNGLVNGSVDGDAAAAVERAHRQGFGGIPDQAGKLDDADESADADDAEGSG from the coding sequence ATGAGCGACGAGATGGTCCCGGGCGAAGTGGTCGCCGGCGAGGGCACGGTGACGATCAACGAGGGTCGCGAGACCGCCGAGGTGACGGTCGGGAACGCGGGCGACCGGCCGGTGCAGGTGGGCTCGCACTTCCACTTCTTCGAGGCCAACGCGGCCCTCGAATTCGACCGCGAGGCCGCCTTCGGCAAGCGGTTGAACATCCCCGCCGGCACCGCGGTCCGATTCGAGCCCGGCGACGAGCAGACGGTCGAACTCGTCGCTATCGGCGGCAAGCGCGTCGCCCACGGGATGAACGGCCTCGTCAACGGCAGCGTCGACGGCGACGCCGCCGCGGCCGTCGAGCGGGCTCACCGACAGGGCTTCGGCGGTATCCCCGACCAGGCCGGTAAACTGGACGACGCGGACGAGTCAGCCGACGCCGACGACGCGGAGGGGTCCGGATGA
- a CDS encoding ABC transporter permease subunit: MAAETTGSGSNLPRPVVAVVRAWQRVFHGPNTIGNCWQFWAGFAIAVAALFAYPVLAGGYQASRFALFLVYAFLGLSLSVVWGYAGILSFGQVAFFGVAGYTFGIVSLNISSPLGIMGAFVGAVVAGALLSFVLGYFMFYGGVRDVYVTIITLVVTLVLETFMSQTAGDEWTIGAAPLGGFNGMPGIPELTVPIPALPGVWGSPVVLGAGDGTFYRFALVLLVATYLGLRALVNSDYGRVMVAVREDEDRTRMFGYDVERVKLAVFTFGGALAGLAGVLYAAWGNYISPGVYALTFASLPVIWVSVGGRKSLLGALVGSIALAFASNSLVGQWAFVIIGALLLVVVLFLPRGFVPAARDVVLFAWRTARRYRGGEAEGGVSESPDAAADPEVTDP; this comes from the coding sequence ATGGCCGCCGAGACAACCGGTTCCGGGAGCAACCTGCCCCGGCCGGTCGTCGCCGTCGTCAGGGCCTGGCAGCGCGTCTTCCACGGCCCGAACACGATCGGCAACTGCTGGCAGTTCTGGGCGGGCTTCGCCATCGCCGTGGCGGCGCTGTTCGCCTACCCCGTGCTCGCGGGCGGCTACCAGGCATCGCGGTTCGCGCTGTTCCTGGTGTACGCCTTCCTCGGCCTCTCGCTGTCGGTCGTGTGGGGCTACGCCGGCATCCTGAGCTTCGGCCAGGTCGCCTTCTTCGGCGTCGCCGGCTACACCTTCGGGATCGTCTCGCTCAACATCAGCTCCCCCCTCGGGATCATGGGCGCGTTCGTCGGCGCCGTCGTGGCCGGTGCGCTGCTGTCGTTCGTGCTCGGCTACTTCATGTTCTACGGCGGCGTCCGCGACGTGTACGTGACGATCATCACGCTGGTCGTCACGCTCGTCCTGGAGACGTTCATGTCCCAGACCGCCGGCGACGAGTGGACCATCGGCGCGGCCCCGCTGGGCGGGTTCAACGGGATGCCCGGCATCCCCGAACTCACGGTGCCGATCCCGGCGTTACCCGGCGTCTGGGGCTCGCCGGTCGTCCTCGGTGCCGGCGACGGCACCTTCTACCGGTTCGCGCTCGTCCTGCTCGTGGCCACGTACCTGGGCCTGCGCGCGCTGGTCAACTCCGACTACGGCCGCGTGATGGTCGCCGTCCGCGAGGACGAGGACCGCACGCGCATGTTCGGCTACGACGTCGAGCGGGTGAAACTCGCCGTGTTCACCTTCGGCGGCGCGCTCGCCGGCCTGGCCGGCGTGCTCTACGCCGCCTGGGGCAACTACATCAGCCCCGGCGTCTACGCGCTGACGTTCGCCTCCCTGCCGGTCATCTGGGTGAGCGTCGGCGGCCGCAAGAGCCTGCTCGGCGCGCTCGTCGGTTCGATCGCGCTGGCGTTCGCGTCGAACTCGCTCGTCGGCCAGTGGGCGTTCGTTATCATCGGCGCCCTGTTGCTCGTGGTCGTCCTGTTCCTGCCCCGCGGGTTCGTCCCGGCGGCCCGCGACGTGGTGCTGTTCGCGTGGCGGACCGCCCGGCGCTACCGCGGTGGCGAGGCGGAGGGCGGCGTCTCCGAGAGCCCCGACGCCGCCGCCGACCCGGAGGTGACCGACCCGTGA
- a CDS encoding urea ABC transporter substrate-binding protein → MSGDGFSRRQFVTAGGAALVSGLAGCSGGGDGGGGDGGGGGATTDTMSSDGTVTLGVLEDQSGNFALVGSPKHKASLLAIEEINNDGGIMGNQIEYYDPDPQSDNQRYQELTRRMIQQREVDALWAGYSSATREAIRPIIDQNDQLYFYTTQYEGGVCDKNVFAVGPTARQQLGAVLPYLVEEYGPRIYTIAADYNFGQLSADWVKVLADENDAEVVDEEFIPLSNSQFGSTINNIQEADPDFVMSMLVGANHTSFYEQKASAGLEVPIGTSTAMAQGYEHLRLDPPAMANIYAGVNYMEEIPTERNTSDGGFVDRYYEMWPDAPYLNEEAENNYFSIYMYKKAVEQAGTFEQDEVKEALESGITYEAPEAPEGESIALDGATHHVDHHMWVMRADDQHNVEALDDRVIEEQFLSNTVGCDLTQEDEETQYTPQDYFEEAG, encoded by the coding sequence ATGAGCGGTGACGGGTTCAGCCGTCGTCAGTTCGTGACCGCCGGCGGTGCGGCGCTGGTCTCCGGGCTGGCCGGGTGTTCGGGGGGCGGCGACGGCGGGGGCGGCGACGGCGGGGGCGGCGGCGCGACGACGGACACGATGAGCAGTGACGGCACGGTCACGCTCGGGGTCCTCGAAGACCAGTCGGGCAACTTCGCGCTGGTCGGCTCGCCGAAGCACAAGGCGTCGCTGCTGGCCATCGAGGAGATCAACAACGACGGCGGGATCATGGGCAACCAGATCGAGTACTACGACCCCGACCCGCAGTCGGACAACCAGCGCTACCAGGAGCTGACCCGGCGGATGATCCAGCAGCGCGAGGTCGACGCGCTGTGGGCGGGCTACTCCTCGGCGACGCGGGAGGCCATCCGGCCGATCATCGACCAGAACGACCAGCTGTACTTCTACACGACCCAGTACGAGGGCGGCGTCTGCGACAAGAACGTCTTCGCGGTGGGGCCGACGGCCCGCCAGCAGCTCGGGGCGGTCCTGCCCTACCTCGTCGAGGAGTACGGCCCGCGCATCTACACCATCGCCGCCGACTACAACTTCGGTCAGCTGTCGGCTGACTGGGTGAAGGTCCTGGCCGACGAGAACGACGCCGAGGTCGTCGACGAGGAGTTCATCCCGCTGTCGAACTCCCAGTTCGGCTCGACGATCAACAACATCCAGGAGGCCGACCCGGACTTCGTGATGTCGATGCTGGTCGGCGCGAACCACACCTCCTTCTACGAGCAGAAGGCGTCGGCGGGCCTCGAAGTGCCCATCGGCACGTCGACGGCGATGGCCCAGGGGTACGAACACCTGCGCCTGGACCCGCCGGCGATGGCCAACATCTACGCGGGCGTCAACTACATGGAGGAGATCCCGACCGAGCGCAACACCAGCGACGGCGGGTTCGTCGACCGCTACTACGAGATGTGGCCCGACGCGCCGTATCTCAACGAGGAGGCCGAGAACAACTACTTCTCGATCTACATGTACAAGAAGGCCGTCGAGCAGGCCGGGACCTTCGAGCAGGACGAGGTCAAGGAGGCCCTGGAGTCGGGCATCACCTACGAGGCGCCTGAGGCGCCGGAAGGCGAGTCGATCGCGCTGGACGGCGCGACCCACCACGTCGACCACCACATGTGGGTGATGCGCGCCGACGACCAGCACAACGTCGAGGCGCTGGACGACCGCGTCATCGAGGAGCAGTTCCTCTCGAACACGGTCGGCTGTGACCTCACGCAGGAAGACGAGGAGACCCAGTACACCCCACAGGACTACTTCGAGGAGGCCGGGTAA
- the urtB gene encoding urea ABC transporter, permease protein UrtB: MVNGVNLLFQFLDNFAFIVLAAAGLAIIFGIMGVINLAHGEFIMVGAYATTLANIRFGLPLLVAVPVAMVATALFGLAVERTIISGAVPNWLWKYARLGLAGGLGRLAALDAVPERAAASIDAATRRLPESPLVEPLYDRLADSMVATWGLSLILVQGARIQFGNSLDQVGTPVVPFVGETISPAQIPLLNLIVENSEFSYSAYRVSLAVIAVGVLAAVYVLFTKTDFGMRARATIQDEDTARALGVDTGRTYMATFAIGSALAGLTGALYAPTITMVPDMGTGFLVESFVAVVVGGPSVVLGTTMAGGFLGAISAAVTNLLGSTFYGRIALLLTAIVLIRFLPSGITGFVRELRERRQEAT, encoded by the coding sequence ATGGTCAACGGGGTCAACCTCCTGTTTCAGTTCCTCGATAACTTCGCGTTCATCGTGCTCGCGGCGGCGGGGTTGGCCATCATCTTCGGCATCATGGGCGTGATCAACCTCGCACACGGCGAGTTCATCATGGTGGGCGCCTACGCGACGACGCTGGCGAACATCCGCTTCGGGCTGCCGCTGCTCGTCGCGGTCCCGGTCGCGATGGTGGCGACGGCCCTGTTCGGGCTGGCCGTCGAGCGGACGATCATCTCCGGGGCCGTCCCGAACTGGCTGTGGAAGTACGCGCGGCTGGGACTGGCCGGCGGCCTCGGCCGGCTCGCGGCGCTGGACGCCGTGCCCGAGCGGGCCGCCGCCAGCATCGACGCCGCGACCCGACGCCTGCCGGAGTCGCCGCTGGTCGAACCGCTGTACGACCGCCTGGCCGACTCGATGGTCGCCACCTGGGGGCTGAGCCTCATCCTCGTCCAGGGCGCGCGCATCCAGTTCGGGAACTCGCTGGACCAGGTCGGGACGCCGGTCGTCCCGTTCGTCGGCGAGACGATCTCCCCGGCGCAGATCCCGCTGCTCAACCTGATCGTCGAGAACTCCGAGTTCTCCTACTCGGCCTACCGCGTGTCGCTGGCGGTCATCGCCGTCGGCGTCCTCGCGGCGGTGTACGTCCTGTTCACGAAGACGGACTTCGGGATGCGCGCCCGCGCGACGATCCAGGACGAGGACACCGCCCGCGCGCTCGGCGTCGACACGGGCCGCACCTACATGGCGACGTTCGCCATCGGGTCGGCCCTCGCCGGGCTGACCGGCGCGCTGTACGCCCCGACGATCACGATGGTGCCCGACATGGGGACCGGCTTCCTCGTCGAGTCGTTCGTCGCCGTCGTCGTCGGCGGCCCCTCGGTCGTCCTCGGGACGACGATGGCGGGCGGCTTCCTCGGCGCCATCAGCGCGGCTGTCACGAACCTCCTGGGCAGTACGTTCTACGGCCGTATCGCCCTGCTGCTGACCGCGATCGTCCTCATCCGGTTCCTCCCGTCGGGGATCACCGGGTTCGTGCGCGAACTCCGCGAACGCCGCCAGGAGGCGACCTGA
- a CDS encoding energy-coupling factor ABC transporter permease, giving the protein MHIPDGYVDLPLAALFAALSLAVLSYAARRVGGTISDTRAPLVGVVAAGVFAAQMLNWPIPGGTSAHFVGGAFAAILLGPHLGALAVATVVAVQALVFGDGGLVVLGANVFNMAVVEVYVGYAVYRAVAPYGEFRAAFAAGWLGITAGALTAGLQLGLSSAFQYELLTTLAIMGVGHLVLGLIEGAITAVVYRYLARARPDLRPTTAPEPEVSA; this is encoded by the coding sequence ATGCACATTCCGGACGGCTACGTCGACCTGCCGCTGGCCGCGCTGTTCGCCGCGCTCTCGCTGGCGGTCCTGAGCTACGCCGCGCGGCGCGTCGGCGGCACGATATCGGACACCCGGGCACCGCTCGTAGGCGTCGTCGCCGCGGGCGTGTTCGCCGCGCAGATGCTCAACTGGCCGATCCCCGGCGGGACGAGCGCCCACTTCGTCGGCGGCGCCTTCGCCGCCATCCTGCTCGGTCCGCATCTGGGCGCGCTCGCCGTCGCGACGGTCGTCGCGGTCCAGGCGCTGGTGTTCGGCGACGGCGGGCTGGTCGTCCTCGGCGCGAACGTGTTCAACATGGCCGTCGTCGAGGTGTACGTCGGCTACGCCGTCTACCGCGCGGTCGCCCCCTACGGGGAGTTCCGCGCCGCGTTCGCCGCCGGCTGGCTCGGCATCACCGCGGGCGCGCTGACCGCCGGGCTCCAGCTCGGCCTCTCCTCGGCGTTCCAGTACGAACTGCTGACGACCCTCGCGATCATGGGCGTCGGCCACCTCGTCCTCGGACTGATCGAGGGCGCCATCACCGCCGTCGTCTACCGCTACCTCGCGCGGGCCCGCCCGGACCTGCGACCGACGACCGCGCCCGAGCCCGAGGTGAGCGCCTGA
- a CDS encoding ABC transporter ATP-binding protein has protein sequence MDPNIRQTPAELATGDRTDTLLQTEDLVKRFGGFTATDSVDFSVDEGELRCLIGPNGAGKSTLLKLITGAHAPSEGSVYYDGTDITDFQPEDRIKRGISIKFQVPSVYGELSVRENVRLPVQRFADGDERRRLVREAVADAGLEGKEDVPADQLSHGEQQQLEIGMAAALDPDLLLLDEPVAGLSVEERREIADRITRLNEEEGIAFVVIEHDTDFVAEIADEVTVLHQGDVFREGPVEDIESDPEVQRIYLGGE, from the coding sequence ATGGACCCGAACATCCGCCAGACGCCGGCGGAGCTGGCGACCGGGGACCGCACGGACACGCTCCTGCAGACCGAGGACCTGGTCAAGCGATTCGGCGGGTTCACCGCGACCGACTCCGTCGACTTCTCGGTCGACGAGGGCGAGTTGCGCTGTCTCATCGGACCGAACGGCGCCGGCAAGTCCACGCTGCTGAAGCTGATCACCGGCGCGCACGCCCCCAGCGAGGGGAGCGTCTACTACGACGGCACCGACATCACCGACTTCCAGCCGGAAGACCGGATCAAGCGCGGTATCAGCATCAAGTTCCAGGTGCCGTCGGTGTACGGCGAGCTCTCGGTCCGCGAGAACGTCCGCCTGCCCGTCCAGCGGTTCGCCGACGGCGACGAGCGCCGCCGGCTCGTCCGCGAGGCCGTCGCCGACGCCGGCCTCGAAGGCAAGGAGGACGTGCCCGCCGACCAGCTCTCCCACGGCGAACAGCAACAGCTGGAGATCGGCATGGCCGCCGCGCTCGACCCCGATCTGCTCCTGCTCGACGAGCCCGTCGCGGGCCTGTCCGTTGAGGAGCGCCGGGAGATCGCCGACCGCATCACCCGGCTCAACGAGGAGGAGGGCATCGCCTTCGTCGTCATCGAACACGACACGGACTTCGTCGCCGAGATCGCAGACGAGGTGACCGTGCTCCACCAGGGCGACGTGTTCCGCGAGGGACCCGTCGAGGACATCGAGTCCGACCCCGAGGTCCAGCGGATCTACCTGGGGGGTGAGTGA
- the nikR gene encoding nickel-responsive transcriptional regulator NikR encodes MSDDIDRISLTLPSSMVDRLDGIVDDWEYDSRSEAVRDSLRDFFADYEWETGGDARHHGTIVIVHDHHVDGIADDLQTVQHEMAEAITSVQHIHLSHDTCMETLVVEGSAGDITELANRLRALSGVQQVKVVVVDE; translated from the coding sequence ATGAGCGACGACATCGACCGTATCAGCCTGACGCTGCCGTCGTCGATGGTCGATCGACTGGATGGGATCGTCGACGACTGGGAGTACGACAGTCGGTCGGAGGCGGTCCGGGACTCGCTGCGGGACTTCTTCGCGGACTACGAGTGGGAGACCGGCGGCGACGCGCGCCACCACGGCACTATCGTGATCGTCCACGACCACCACGTCGACGGCATCGCCGACGACCTCCAGACCGTCCAGCACGAGATGGCCGAGGCGATCACCTCCGTCCAGCACATCCACCTCTCGCACGACACCTGCATGGAGACGCTCGTCGTCGAGGGGTCGGCCGGCGACATCACCGAACTCGCCAACCGACTCCGGGCGCTCAGCGGCGTCCAGCAGGTGAAAGTCGTCGTCGTCGACGAGTAG
- a CDS encoding ABC transporter ATP-binding protein codes for MADPILELDGVTAAYDRTPILRDVGLAVERGEIVGVMGKNGVGKSTLMKTVIGLLEPESGTIDYDGEDVTDLAADERARRGIGYIPQGRDVFPDLSVEQNVRMGETVNAASSETLYDEVYDYFPVLEERADQDAGTLSGGEQQMLAIARALVSNPDLLLLDEPSEGIQPSIVDQISEDMRTINEELGTTILFVEQNLGVIRSMADRCYAMERGEIVDELGEESLADEDTIASYLAV; via the coding sequence ATGGCGGACCCGATCCTCGAACTCGACGGCGTCACCGCGGCCTACGACCGGACGCCGATCCTCCGGGACGTGGGCCTGGCCGTCGAACGCGGCGAGATCGTCGGCGTCATGGGGAAAAACGGCGTCGGCAAGTCGACGCTGATGAAGACCGTCATCGGTCTGCTCGAACCGGAATCGGGGACGATCGACTACGACGGCGAGGACGTGACCGACCTCGCGGCCGACGAGCGCGCGCGGCGCGGCATCGGCTACATCCCGCAGGGCCGGGACGTGTTCCCCGACCTCTCCGTCGAGCAGAACGTCCGGATGGGTGAGACCGTCAACGCCGCCTCCTCGGAGACGCTGTACGACGAGGTGTACGACTACTTCCCGGTGCTCGAGGAACGGGCCGACCAGGACGCCGGGACGCTCTCGGGCGGCGAACAGCAGATGCTCGCCATCGCGCGGGCGCTGGTGTCGAACCCCGACCTGCTCTTGCTCGACGAGCCCAGCGAGGGTATCCAGCCCTCCATCGTCGACCAGATCAGCGAGGACATGCGGACGATCAACGAGGAACTCGGCACCACGATCCTCTTCGTCGAGCAGAACCTCGGCGTCATCCGCTCGATGGCCGACCGCTGTTACGCCATGGAACGGGGCGAGATCGTCGACGAACTCGGCGAGGAGTCACTGGCCGACGAGGACACGATCGCGAGTTACCTCGCGGTCTGA
- a CDS encoding PDGLE domain-containing protein: MTDGEGSTVPDWLPKAVAVLLALALLAPVFGWAAGQVGYAEPLENAAEHTGATDDAEPVESAPFPDYGVPGLGSAPGTFVSALVGTGLTLLVAFGIGRVLGSDGDTDAVR; the protein is encoded by the coding sequence ATGACCGACGGAGAGGGGTCGACGGTTCCCGACTGGCTCCCGAAGGCAGTGGCCGTTCTCCTCGCGCTCGCGCTGCTGGCGCCCGTCTTCGGCTGGGCGGCCGGTCAGGTCGGGTACGCCGAGCCCCTGGAGAACGCCGCCGAGCATACGGGCGCGACCGACGACGCCGAACCGGTCGAGTCGGCGCCGTTCCCCGACTACGGCGTCCCCGGGCTCGGCAGTGCGCCCGGAACCTTCGTCTCGGCCCTCGTCGGGACCGGCCTGACCCTGCTGGTCGCGTTCGGGATCGGCCGCGTGCTCGGGAGCGACGGCGACACCGACGCGGTGCGGTGA
- a CDS encoding energy-coupling factor ABC transporter ATP-binding protein produces the protein MSDDADDTKTPAIDGTGLSYAYPDGTPAVDGVDVTVDRGERVALLGPNGAGKSTLLQLLGGLIDPDEGSVRYFGETTDADAVRDRLSVLTQNPADYLFNPTVREDLAYGPAQQDLPDCEAAARVDRVADRLGLTELLSKPPFRLSGGQQRRAALASALTVEPDALLLDEPVSDIDAANRETVLDLLDELTAAGVTLVVSTPDTELVPRVADRVVLLDADGRVAATGPTRRVLTDTALLTDCDLRPPQVVRLFDGLTDDPPLTVDAARDRIGDDI, from the coding sequence GTGAGCGACGACGCCGACGATACGAAGACACCGGCTATCGACGGGACCGGACTCAGCTACGCCTACCCGGACGGCACCCCCGCGGTCGACGGCGTCGACGTGACCGTCGACCGCGGCGAGCGGGTCGCGCTGCTCGGCCCGAACGGCGCCGGCAAGTCGACGCTGCTGCAGCTGCTCGGCGGGCTGATCGACCCCGACGAGGGGTCGGTCCGCTACTTCGGGGAGACGACCGACGCCGACGCCGTCCGCGACCGCCTGAGCGTCCTCACGCAGAACCCCGCCGACTACCTGTTCAACCCGACGGTTCGGGAGGACCTGGCCTACGGCCCCGCCCAGCAGGATCTGCCCGACTGCGAGGCCGCGGCCCGCGTCGACCGCGTCGCCGACCGGCTCGGCCTGACGGAGCTGCTGTCGAAGCCACCGTTCCGACTCAGCGGCGGCCAGCAGCGACGGGCGGCGCTGGCGAGCGCGCTCACCGTCGAGCCGGACGCGCTCCTGCTGGACGAACCGGTGAGCGATATCGACGCCGCCAACCGCGAGACCGTCCTCGACCTGCTCGACGAGCTGACCGCCGCCGGGGTCACGCTCGTCGTCTCGACGCCGGACACGGAGCTGGTCCCCCGCGTCGCCGACCGCGTGGTCCTGCTCGACGCCGACGGCCGCGTCGCCGCGACCGGCCCCACCAGACGGGTCCTGACCGACACCGCGCTATTGACCGACTGCGACCTGCGACCCCCGCAAGTCGTCCGGCTGTTCGACGGCCTGACCGACGACCCACCGCTGACCGTCGACGCGGCTCGCGACCGCATCGGCGACGATATCTGA
- the cbiQ gene encoding cobalt ECF transporter T component CbiQ — MGRTDLLDRTLAGLSERARWFLLAEEAPDRAGFLQAVAPSVKLVGLVALVALTVTQRDLPTVAALAALAGALAVASRVPARTFLGRVAGPPAFALVAVAPQALLMDGPAFAGTPLSAAGVAYVAVFTARVGVCVAFLSLLLLTTRFSDLLGGLARLRAPPIAVSLLAITYRYLLLFFSELERMARARRGRTVAEPDLRRTWRDSGNFLGTFLLRSVERGERVERAARARGGGGGPKPTVGRTTLGRADATFALVVLAAVVGVGLA, encoded by the coding sequence ATGGGACGGACCGACCTCCTCGACCGCACGCTCGCCGGGCTCTCCGAGCGCGCCCGCTGGTTCCTGCTCGCCGAGGAGGCGCCCGACCGCGCGGGGTTCCTCCAGGCTGTCGCGCCGAGCGTCAAGCTCGTCGGACTGGTCGCACTCGTCGCGCTGACCGTCACGCAGCGGGACCTGCCCACGGTCGCCGCCCTGGCCGCGCTGGCCGGCGCGCTCGCGGTCGCCTCGCGCGTCCCCGCCCGGACCTTCCTGGGTCGCGTCGCCGGGCCGCCCGCGTTCGCGCTGGTCGCCGTCGCCCCCCAAGCGTTGCTGATGGACGGCCCCGCCTTCGCCGGGACGCCCCTCTCCGCCGCGGGCGTCGCCTACGTCGCGGTCTTCACCGCCCGGGTCGGCGTCTGCGTGGCCTTCCTCTCGCTGTTGCTGTTGACGACGCGCTTCTCGGACCTGCTGGGCGGGCTCGCCCGCCTGCGCGCGCCGCCCATCGCCGTCTCGCTGTTAGCGATCACCTACCGGTACCTCCTGCTCTTCTTCTCGGAACTCGAACGGATGGCTCGCGCCCGACGGGGCCGGACGGTCGCCGAGCCGGACCTGCGACGCACGTGGCGCGATTCGGGGAACTTCCTCGGGACCTTCCTGCTGCGGAGCGTCGAGCGCGGCGAGCGCGTCGAACGGGCCGCCCGCGCCCGCGGCGGCGGTGGCGGCCCGAAGCCGACGGTCGGCCGAACGACTCTCGGCCGCGCGGACGCCACCTTCGCACTGGTCGTCCTCGCCGCCGTCGTCGGGGTGGGACTGGCGTGA